The genomic region TTCACCACGGGCAGGCCGTTGTCAGGGAGGTCTTCCGGCTGGGTGCGCTTGCCGGCGGTATAGGTATTGGGGTGCTGCAGAACCAGCAGGGTATCGCCGATCTCGTCGTTCGCGCGCTGGGTAGCGAGGTCCGCCTGCATGTGCCAGGTTTCTTCATAGTCCACAAGGCCGAGATTTCGCACGTCAAGAGGAGAATTATCAGCGCGGATCGACTTGTCGGCGGGGAAGAACGGATCGCGGGGAGCAGTCATGGGTTCATGGTAGCGCTACCTTTTTAGTATCGCCCTTCAGCCTTTTCGGCGTGATCTCACCTGGGGAAACGTCGCGGAGATGGATCAGAAGGCGATACTAAAAATGTATGAAGCTCCCGCCACCGGCGAATTAGACGCCGTTGGCGGAAGCGTACTCGTCGGCGGTCATGAGCGGGCCGACCGCGGAAACCTTGACCTCGAAGAGCCACCCCTCGCCGAACGGGTCGTTGTTGATGGCCTCGTAGTTGTCCTCGATGGACTCGTTCACGGCCGTGACGGTGCCGGTGACGGGGGAGTACAGATCCGAGACCGACTTGGTGGACTCAACCTCACCGCAGGTCTCACCGGCGGTGACGGTGTCGCCGACAGCAGGCAGCTCTGCGAAAACGATCTCCCCGAGGCGCTCGGTAGCCACGGAGGTGATGCCGATGCGCACAGTCTGGCCCTGAATGGCGTCAGCGGCAGCGTTGACCCACTCGTGGTCCTCGGAGTAAGAGAATTCCTGGGGCAGCGTGATGTCGGCCATGGTTACTTGTCCTTTCGGGAGTAGAAGGGGGTTTCGCTGACCGTGTAGGCGTAGCGCTTACCCCGGATGTCCACCTCAACCTTAGTGCCTGGCTCGGCGTGATTTGGGTCAATGTGCGCCAAAGCAACGGGGTGACCCAGCGTGGGGGAGGGCTGGCCCGAAGTAACGGTGCCAATCTGGGTATCGGAGCCGTCAGCGAGGAAAACAGCAGCGCCTTCGCGGGCTGCGCGTCGTTCCTCCGAGGTCAACCCCGCGATGACGACGGTCGGCTCGCGGCCGGTCAGCGCCTGCTTGCCCACGAAGTCCGCCTCTTTCTTCGCAAACGCCCGTCCCATCCCAGCTTCCACCGGGGTGATGTCTGCGGTCAGTTCGTGGCCGTAGAGGGGCATGGAGGCCTCGAGGCGCAGGGAGTCGCGGGCGGCGAGGCCGCACGGGGTGCCTTTGTCGACGACCGCGTCCCATACCTTCTGCGCGTCCTCGCGCATGCAGAACAGCTCAAAGCCGTCTTCGCCTGTGTAGCCGGTGCGGGCGACGAAGACCTCAACAGGCGAGTCCTCGGACTTCAGGCGCATCCACTCGCCCGAGTAGTAGGCGAGGTCGCCGGGGGTGCCGTCGATAAGCGGCTCGAGCACCTCGAGCGCACGCGGACCCTGGACTGCGACCAAGGCGACCGCTTCGGAATCGTTGCGGATCTCCACGTCGAAGTCGCCGACGCGGGC from Corynebacterium genitalium ATCC 33030 harbors:
- the gcvH gene encoding glycine cleavage system protein GcvH; translated protein: MADITLPQEFSYSEDHEWVNAAADAIQGQTVRIGITSVATERLGEIVFAELPAVGDTVTAGETCGEVESTKSVSDLYSPVTGTVTAVNESIEDNYEAINNDPFGEGWLFEVKVSAVGPLMTADEYASANGV
- the gcvT gene encoding glycine cleavage system aminomethyltransferase GcvT, whose amino-acid sequence is MPQTPLHSAHEALNATFTDFGGWTMPLKYGSELEEHRAVRNDVGIFDLSHMGEIDVKGPDAGAYLDYVLISSLSALKVGKAKYSMIVNDDGGIIDDLITYKFADDHFMVVPNAGNTGAVWAAFEARVGDFDVEIRNDSEAVALVAVQGPRALEVLEPLIDGTPGDLAYYSGEWMRLKSEDSPVEVFVARTGYTGEDGFELFCMREDAQKVWDAVVDKGTPCGLAARDSLRLEASMPLYGHELTADITPVEAGMGRAFAKKEADFVGKQALTGREPTVVIAGLTSEERRAAREGAAVFLADGSDTQIGTVTSGQPSPTLGHPVALAHIDPNHAEPGTKVEVDIRGKRYAYTVSETPFYSRKDK